A genome region from Chengkuizengella sp. SCS-71B includes the following:
- a CDS encoding 5'-3' exonuclease gives MTGNNDLKDQENSILIIDSFALLFRGFYATAVTGNYMRNSQGLYTNGIYQFTRYMLDAIERFKPTHVICAFDMGEKTFRNEMYSDYKANRGAPPDELIPQFDKLWELVEAFEIPCMGKVGYEADDMIGSIAKHYSDQGLEINVLTGDKDTLQLINEKTKVTLMKKGFGNYLTIGMDNFKEETGVTYPYQIIEMKGLMGDASDNIPGCPKVGPKTAIKLIDEFENIDQLFENIDQVKGKLQERLLENKELIYLSRELATIHTNVKFQCDLDDCTYVINQEKLIHKLKEFEFKSLIRKFAV, from the coding sequence ATGACAGGGAATAATGATTTAAAAGATCAAGAAAATTCTATATTAATTATTGATAGCTTTGCATTATTATTTAGAGGTTTTTACGCTACAGCCGTTACTGGAAACTATATGAGAAATTCTCAGGGTCTTTATACGAATGGTATATATCAATTTACTAGATATATGCTTGATGCCATTGAGCGATTTAAACCTACCCATGTAATCTGTGCTTTTGATATGGGGGAAAAAACGTTTCGCAACGAGATGTATTCTGATTATAAAGCAAATCGGGGAGCTCCACCAGACGAACTCATCCCACAATTTGATAAGCTGTGGGAATTAGTAGAAGCATTTGAAATTCCTTGTATGGGGAAGGTTGGTTATGAAGCAGATGATATGATCGGTTCCATTGCTAAACACTACTCGGATCAAGGCTTAGAGATAAATGTTTTAACAGGGGATAAAGATACTTTACAATTAATCAATGAAAAAACGAAAGTTACACTTATGAAAAAAGGATTCGGTAATTACTTAACAATTGGTATGGATAACTTTAAGGAAGAAACAGGTGTAACTTATCCATATCAAATTATTGAAATGAAAGGATTAATGGGGGATGCGTCAGATAATATACCTGGATGCCCTAAAGTAGGTCCTAAAACCGCAATCAAATTAATTGATGAGTTTGAAAATATAGATCAATTGTTTGAAAACATAGATCAAGTTAAAGGTAAATTACAAGAAAGATTGTTGGAAAATAAGGAATTAATTTATTTATCAAGGGAATTGGCAACGATTCATACTAATGTTAAATTCCAATGTGATTTAGATGACTGTACTTATGTGATTAATCAAGAGAAACTTATTCATAAATTAAAAGAATTTGAGTTTAAATCTTTAATTAGAAAGTTTGCAGTCTAA